In the Anastrepha obliqua isolate idAnaObli1 chromosome 1, idAnaObli1_1.0, whole genome shotgun sequence genome, one interval contains:
- the LOC129253082 gene encoding tigger transposable element-derived protein 1-like, with translation MDEKGLEFKVLLLVDSAPGHPQLEHENVQVLFLPPHTTSLIQPLDQEIIATFKTYNINKTFQYIMDILDKDKTLAVIDTWKKFSIKDCVKHAALALSDLRPSTLNGCWRAIWPESLRSKNPVDPNTKEYPNIINLAHAVGRQGLDDLVFDDVDELMIDKVLSEEEILDFASQKADSVESSDSEEPVKLTANLIQKGLQFANKLEHHFITNDSNVERAAQFQRELNSCMARYKELYKEVARIGEQRLITEYHC, from the coding sequence ATGGATGAAAAAGGCTTAGAATTTAAAGTTCTTCTGTTGGTAGACAGTGCACCCGGGCATCCTCAGTTGGAACACGAAAATGTACAAGTTTTGTTCCTGCCACCGCATACCACATCCCTAATCCAACCACTGGATCAAGAAATTATCGCAACATTTAAAACTTACAACATCAATAAAACATTCCAGTACATTATGGACATTTTGGATAAGGATAAAACTCTTGCAGTAATTGATACTTGGAAAAAGTTTTCTATTAAAGATTGCGTTAAACATGCTGCTTTAGCATTATCAGATTTACGACCATCAACCTTAAACGGATGTTGGAGAGCAATTTGGCCAGAAAGTCTAAGAAGTAAAAATCCTGTGGATCCAAATACAAAAGAATATCCCAATATAATTAATTTGGCACACGCAGTTGGTAGGCAGGGTTTGGATGACTTAGTATTCGATGACGTTGATGAACTGATGATTGATAAAGTTCTTAGCGAAGAGGAAATATTAGATTTTGCCTCACAGAAAGCTGATTCTGTAGAAAGCAGTGATAGTGAAGAACCTGTAAAATTAACagcaaatttaattcaaaaaggacttcaatttgcaaataaattagaaCACCATTTCATCACAAATGATTCCAATGTCGAAAGAGCTGCACAATTCCAACGTGAGCTGAATTCTTGTATGGCTCGTTACAAAGAATTATACAAAGAGGTAGCAAGAATTGGCGAACAACGGCTCATAACAGAGTACCATTGTTAA